A genomic stretch from Pristiophorus japonicus isolate sPriJap1 chromosome 6, sPriJap1.hap1, whole genome shotgun sequence includes:
- the LOC139265450 gene encoding extracellular calcium-sensing receptor-like: protein MIFAVEEINKDETLLPNTTLGYRIHDDCASSKIATKVALALVNGQEETNVGHICHGSLNVAGIVGGDGSSESIAVARTIGPFKIPMVSYFSTCVCLSNRNQYPTFYRTIPSDYHQSKALVQLVKEFGWTWIGTIQSNNDYGISGMKAFREAAEKLGICIAFSESFYRTDPAEKIRKIIQMIKTSTAKVVVAFAQSGDMRILFEEILRQNLTGIQWIGSEGWITADIIAPDKRSRFLTGAIGTAVRAVEVPGLREFLLRVHPSVFPGNSLVREFWETTFRCALILDNNRSQVGSSSRLPQCTGTETLNEIYNVYTDLSMDGSSYNVYKAVYTFAHSLHNMFSCENGKGPFTNSSCAHVSNFQPWQLLHYMKSVYFTTKTGEKVQFDDNGNPAAGYDFVNWQNNAKGAVDVKIVGHYNGSAPPGKELVLNPKHIIWSGGELEIPRAVCSESCSPGTRKKVRKGQPVCCFDCTPCADGEISNTTDSTDCIKCPVLYWSNERKDQCIPKNIEYLAFTEVLGIVLASIALFGVCVAINIAVLFFKYRETPLVKANNSELSFLLLLALTCCFLCSVTFIGEPLDWSCMLRRTAFGITFVLCISCVLVKTILMLMAFKATHPSNSRMKWFGQKQQRVSVFLLTFAQGLICALWLITAPPFPLRNTNHYRDIIILECDAGSSAAFYCVSGYIALLSCLCFVLAFLARKLPDNFNEAKCITFSMLIFCAVWITFIPASVSSPGKYTVAVEVFAILASCFGLLFCIFAPKCYIIMITPEKNTKKFLMGKGVE from the exons ATGATTTTTGCCGTAGAGGAAATAAACAAGGATGAGACACTTCTCCCGAACACGACACTGGGCTACAGGATTCACGATGACTGTGCGTCCTCCAAGATTGCAACAAAAGTCGCTCTGGCTCTGGTTAATGGGCAGGAAGAGACAAATGTGGGTCACATCTGTCACGGGTCTCTCAATGTCGCTGGTATTGTTGGTGGCGATGGATCCTCAGAGTCTATAGCAGTGGCAAGAACCATCGGTCCTTTTAAAATACCAATG GTTAGTTACTTTTCCACGTGTGTCTGTCTCAGTAATAGGAACCAATATCCAACCTTTTATAGAACAATACCAAGTGACTACCATCAATCCAAGGCTTTGGTGCAACTTGTTAAGGAGTTTGGATGGACTTGGATTGGAACCATTCAAAGCAACAATGACTATGGCATCTCGGGAATGAAAGCGTTTCGAGAAGCTGCGGAGAAGTTAGGCATTTGCATTGCCTTCTCCGAATCGTTTTACAGAACCGATCCTgcagaaaagattagaaaaattatACAAATGATAAAAACATCGACTGCAAAAGTCGTGGTGGCTTTTGCGCAATCCGGGGATATGCGAATTTTGTTTGAGGAGATTTTACGGCAAAACCTCACTGGAATACAATGGATAGGAAGTGAAGGTTGGATCACAGCGGATATTATTGCTCCAGATAAAAGATCGAGGTTCCTCACCGGGGCAATCGGAACTGCGGTCCGAGCGGTAGAAGTTCCAGGTCTGCGGGAATTCCTGCTCAGGGTCCATCCTTCTGTGTTTCCCGGTAACAGTTTAGTAAGGGAGTTTTGGGAAACGACGTTCAGATGCGCTCTAATATTAGATAATAACAGAAGCCAAGTAGGTTCATCTTCTCGGCTCCCTCAATGCACCGGAACTGAAACCTTGAATGAAATATACAATGTCTATACTGACCTATCGATGGACGGAAGTTCCTACAATGTATATAAAGCGGTTTATACCTTCGCACACTCGCTTCATAACATGTTTTCCTGTGAAAATGGCAAAGGACCATTTACAAATAGTAGCTGTGCACATGTTTCAAACTTTCAACCGTGGCAG CTGCTCCATTACATGAAATCCGTATATTTCACTACGAAAACTGGTGAGAAGGTGCAATTCGATGATAATGGCAATCCAGCAGCCGGGTACGACTTTGTGAACTGGCAAAATAATGCAAAAGGCGCTGTTGATGTTAAAATAGTTGGACATTATAATGGCTCAGCACCTCCGGGGAAAGAACTGGTGCTCAATCCGAAGCACATTATCTGGAGCGGTGGTGAGCTGGAG ATTCCCCGTGCAGTGTGCTCTGAAAGTTGTTCTCCTGGAACAAGGAAAAAGGTGAGGAAAGGACAACCTGTTTGTTGCTTTGACTGCACTCCCTGTGCGGATGGGGAGATCAGTAACACTACAG ACTCCACAGACTGCATCAAATGTCCTGTCCTATACTGGTCCAATGAGCGGAAAGATCAATGCATACCAAAGAATATAGAATATCTGGCTTTCACAGAAGTCCTGGGAATTGTATTGGCGAGCATTGCATTGTTTGGAGTGTGCGTGGCTATAAATATAGCTGTTCTATTCTTTAAATATCGAGAGACACCTCTAGTCAAAGCTAACAATTCCGAGCTGAGCTTCCTCCTTCTTTTAGCATTAACATGCTGTTTTTTGTGCTCAGTTACATTCATTGGCGAACCGTTGGACTGGTCTTGTATGTTACGACGCACAGCGTTCGGTATTACATTTGTACTGTGTATTTCCTGCGTTTTGGTGAAAACCATCCTCATGCTGATGGCGTTTAAAGCAACGCATCCCAGCAACAGCAGGATGAAATGGTTTGGTCAAAAACAGCAGCGTGTAAGTGTTTTCCTTCTAACATTCGCTCAGGGTTTAATATGTGCCCTTTGGCTGATCACTGCGCCCCCATTTCCCCTGAGAAACACAAACCATTACAGGGACATTATTATTTTAGAATGCGATGCGGGTTCTTCTGCAGCCTTTTATTGTGTGTCAGGTTATATCGCTTTGTTATCATGTCTATGTTTTGTCTTGGCTTTTCTCGCCCGGAAGCTGCCAGATAATTTCAACGAGGCTAAATGTATAACTTTCAGCATGCTTATCTTTTGTGCCGTTTGGATAACTTTTATTCCAGCTTCTGTGAGTTCACCTGGGAAATACACTGTAGCGGTGGAAGTGTTTGCGATCCTGGCCTCCTGCTTCGGATTGCTGTTTTGCATTTTTGCTCCAAAATGTTACATTATCATGATAACTCCAGAGAAAAATACAAAGAAATTCCTAATGGGGAAAGGGGTTGAATAG